GGTGCTTGACGTTTTTCTGGTTCTGGGCGGTGCCGGCTGGTTCGCCTTGGCGATTCTGGGGAGTAGCCAGGGGGTTGAGGCCCCCATGCGTCAGTTCCAGCGCCTCTGGGAGCCCCTGTTCACCCCAGCGATCGGTTTGTTGATCGCCTCAGCCTTGATCAACGGCTGCTGGAGCTGGTGGCAGCGGCGAGTGCAGCGTCAAGCGACGGACAACGGAAACTGAACGCAAGCTCCTTCAAACGCATGGAGCCCACCCGCTGGCCTTCCAACACCACCTGAGCGCCATCGCCGAGCAGCAGCTGGAGGACGGGACCGGGGACAGGCAAGAGACTGGGACGCCCCAAGCAGCGTCCAAGCCCCGAAGCGAAGTCGGCCATCGAGACCGGCTCAGGGGCGACGGCATTGATCGCTCCCGACCAGGAGGGCTGTTCCAGAGCACTCTGGATCATGCGGCAGAGATCACCGCGCTCGATCCAGCTCATCCATTGCTGCCCCGACCCGATCGGTCCACCGAATCCAGTCCGGAAGACGGGAAGCATCTTCGCGAGCGCCCCGCCGTCTGCCGACAGCACAATGCCGATGCGCAGCACAACCAGCCGGGTGGCGTTCGGCTTCGCCGCGGCCGCCTCTTCCCAGCGCTGGCAGAGACCCGCCAGAAAATCGGAACCGGGAGCACTGGTCTCCTCGAACTGGGCGTTGGCACTGGTGCCGAAATAGCCAACCGCCGATGCATTCACAAGAACGGACGGGGGTGTGTCGAGCGCAGCCATCGCCTTAACGAGAGAGCGCGTGGTCTCTAGCCGGCTGGATTCGAGCAGGCGCAGATGCTGGGGCGTCCAGCGTTGTTCTGCGATCGGCTCACCGGCCAGATTCACAACCCCATCACAGGCTGCGAGAGCCTGGGTCAGTGCAGCTGAGGAGGCCCAGCTGGAGGGTGCGGCAGGATCGGCCTGAATCCAGTGCAGCTGGGAGGCAATGCCGTCGGGCAGGCCAACCGCGGAGGCAGGCCTGCGACTCACCAAGGTGAGTTCATGGCCAGCCTCGTGCAAGAGAGGAATCAGCCCACGCCCAACCAGGCCTGTGCATCCGATCAGCAGGAGACGCATGGAAGGTGAGCGCAGAGAAACGGTGCTCGAGGTTAGGCAGTCGAAGAAGAATCAGCGCCGGGATCCGGAAGGGTGAGTTGCATGCGCCGAGCGAGAGGAACCAGGGCAAAGCCCTGAACGAACAGGCCGTAAAGCACCACCGCCAGAGCCAGAGGAGGCATCAAGACGCCCCAGCTCACCCCCGAAGACCAGGCATTGATGGCCAAAGCGATCGGCACGGCCCCTCGCAGTCCAGCCCAGCAAACAAAGATCCGTTCAGCTGAGCTGAAGGATGTTCGCCAAAGCAAGAGGTGCACCATCACCAGGCGGACAAGCTGCATCACCAAAAACAGCAGGAAGGCCATCCCGGCCGCATAAACCACATCCTGAGGGGCAACGACCAGTCCCATGCACAGGAACAGGAGCAGCTCAGCCATCTTGGCGTAGCTCGAATGCGCTTCCTCCAGAACCGCTTGATCCAGGCTGTCGCTGTTGCCCAGCACCAGCCCTGCCACATAGGCCGCCAGCAGCGGGCTGCCTCCCAGCAGAGAGGTGCCCCCGCTAAGCACCATCAGGAGCGCCAAGCTCACCACAGGCAGCATCGAGGCCTGGTTCAGGCCCATGCGGGTGCCGAGAAGCTGCACGGTGAGGCTTCCGCCCAGGAAGCCGATCAGGATTCCAAGCAGAAACTGGCGCACCAGATCGGTCACCAGTACGCCAGCACCGACCCCTTCTCCACCGACAAGCGCAAGAGCAAGACCGGCCAGCACCACAGCCATCGGATCATTGAACCCCGATTCGCATTCGATCAGATCCATCAGCGGCTGGGGCAGACGGCCCTGCAGGGGCCTGAGGAGTGCCAGCACCGCCGACGCGTCCGTGCTGGCCACCATCGCTCCGATAAAGAGATTGCGCGGCACCATCTGCGCAAGGGCTTCGCCTCCTCGGGCCAAATCAAAACCGATCCCCACGGCGGTGATCAACGCGGCTGTGATCAACACCCCGATGGTGGCGAGGCGCGCAGCTGGCTTGATCACCCCCCGCACCTCACTCCAATTGGTGGTCAGCCCGCCAAAAAACAACACCAGCACGAGCGCCGCCTGGGTGATCTGCTGGGCATGGTCCAGGCTCAGCAGCGTGAGCTCGCGCGTGTTGGACACCTCCACCTGGTTATCGATCAGCAGACCGAGCAGAAGCACCATGAGGATTCCCGGCACCCGCACCCTCGCCGCCAGGTCATCGAGGAGCACCGACACGAGCAGGAGACCACCAAAAGCCACCAGATAAAGCGAAAGGCCGTTGTCCAACAGGAGGGCTGGCGATGCGTGCAAGGGTTCTAGCCTGGCGAACAACGACCGACCCGTGATGGCCGAGACACCGTCGAGCCCCGCTCCAGCCGCGAAAGCCACCCCTGCATTAAAAAAAGGTGCTCTAGTGCGCGTGAACAGAGCGGCTTATGAGGGCAGCACGGAAGCGGGTGCCAGTGACCCGCATCCACCGGCCTACATCTTCGAAGGGCCCGGAGAACTTCTTGTGGTGAAAGGGACCTATGGCCAGGTGCGTTGGCGCAGACCCGTGCCCGACGTATGGCTGCGGATGGATCAGCTCGAGGCGTTCTCCTGAGGGTCGAGCGATTGCTCGATCACACGAATGGCCTCGGGAAGACTTCGAAAAGCCTCCGGAATCCGCCAGATCGCTCCTGACAGCGCCGACCCTGCAGCATCCAGCACCATCAGAACCGGCTGGTTGCTATGCAGCTCCCTAGCAGCAGCAGCCACAGACGCCGCCTTGCCTGGGTCCCACCCGGCCAGCAACACCACAGCACGAAACGCACTGGGCCAGGGGTTATCCGGAAGAGCCTGCTCCAAAGCGGCGAACTCTCTGGAAGCCTCCATCGGGCGGTTGGCCAGCACAGCCAACAACGCCAATGTCCACCTGGCCTGACGATCCTCAGGATCAGCCCTGAGCCGGGCGAAGGCTGCCTCGCGCGTAGGGCCCCTGTAGAGGAAATGGCCATCGAGCATGTGTTCGATCGCCACGCTGCTGAAGATCGAATCCAGCCCAGATGGCCCTCGTTCCAGGGCAGATGCCAACGCGGGGAAGCGTTGATCGAACCCAGGCGAGACAGGGGCATCAGCACGCCGACGCCACAGGGAATAGCTCCCTCCTCCTGGACGGGAGAAAGTGTCTACACGGTCAAAGACCCCGGCCTTGCGAACGGCGCGATCGAGCCGGCGGGCGGCCTTGCGAACCGATCCCTGATCGCCCTCCGCCAGCAGCACTAGCTCGGCATGATCCAACACCGGTTGCACGTGATCGAGGCTGCCGCCGAGCTGACGCCCCACCAACTGGCCTCCATTGCGGCGCCCGTAGTAGCTGACGTTGTGCTGATTCAGGTCAGGGGTGCTCGGCACCACGATCAAGGTGCTCGGCTCAGCGCCAGGCACGCCACCTCCCGCACGCAGCACAATCGCTTCCAAGGGGCCTTGATGACGGTTCTGCAACCGTGCCGACTGCTGGATCCAGGCAGGGGTGGATGCGGCCAGGCCTCCTGCCGCCAGGGCCAAACCCGGCAACCAGCGCGCCTGCACTGGCCAGCGACGCCGAAGCCAGAGCCCCCACTGCAACCAGCCCCGACTCAGCAGCAACAGCAGGGGTGGCAGCAATGGTGCGATGTATCGCGAATCTTTGTTCGGGCTGAGGTTCGTGAACAGCCAGCCCAGCACCAATATCCCCACCAGCCAAATCCAAGCCTGGAGGCGATCAGAACCGTCCCGGGGCGGAGCCACAAGCCCTGAGCGTCGTTGCTGCAGCAAGAGCAGCAAACCCGATAGACCGATCACCAGCAACACCCAGCCGATCTGATCAGGAATCAGACGGGGGTACCAGAACCAGCCGGCCAAGGTCAGCACACCGGGGTCACCCTCCCGAGCCGCCGACTCGATCACCGCACGGTTGGTGCCCCCCAGGGTCGTGATCCAGTTGTGGCGCAGCCAAGGCAGGAGACTGAGGGTCACCACAGCCAGCCCCAACGCCAGTTGCGCTTGGCGACGCACGCCTGAGCGCAGGGCAACAACCAAAACCCAGGCGCAGGCAGGGATTAACACGAGCAAAGCACTCTGCTTCACCAGCAACGCCGCCGAAACCGCCAGGGCTGCAACGAAAGCCTGCCACCAG
The sequence above is a segment of the Synechococcus sp. PROS-7-1 genome. Coding sequences within it:
- a CDS encoding TIGR01777 family oxidoreductase; this encodes MRLLLIGCTGLVGRGLIPLLHEAGHELTLVSRRPASAVGLPDGIASQLHWIQADPAAPSSWASSAALTQALAACDGVVNLAGEPIAEQRWTPQHLRLLESSRLETTRSLVKAMAALDTPPSVLVNASAVGYFGTSANAQFEETSAPGSDFLAGLCQRWEEAAAAKPNATRLVVLRIGIVLSADGGALAKMLPVFRTGFGGPIGSGQQWMSWIERGDLCRMIQSALEQPSWSGAINAVAPEPVSMADFASGLGRCLGRPSLLPVPGPVLQLLLGDGAQVVLEGQRVGSMRLKELAFSFRCPSLDAALAAATSSSSR
- a CDS encoding cation:proton antiporter, which gives rise to MHASPALLLDNGLSLYLVAFGGLLLVSVLLDDLAARVRVPGILMVLLLGLLIDNQVEVSNTRELTLLSLDHAQQITQAALVLVLFFGGLTTNWSEVRGVIKPAARLATIGVLITAALITAVGIGFDLARGGEALAQMVPRNLFIGAMVASTDASAVLALLRPLQGRLPQPLMDLIECESGFNDPMAVVLAGLALALVGGEGVGAGVLVTDLVRQFLLGILIGFLGGSLTVQLLGTRMGLNQASMLPVVSLALLMVLSGGTSLLGGSPLLAAYVAGLVLGNSDSLDQAVLEEAHSSYAKMAELLLFLCMGLVVAPQDVVYAAGMAFLLFLVMQLVRLVMVHLLLWRTSFSSAERIFVCWAGLRGAVPIALAINAWSSGVSWGVLMPPLALAVVLYGLFVQGFALVPLARRMQLTLPDPGADSSSTA
- a CDS encoding NAD(P)H-quinone oxidoreductase subunit O, producing MAETPSSPAPAAKATPALKKGALVRVNRAAYEGSTEAGASDPHPPAYIFEGPGELLVVKGTYGQVRWRRPVPDVWLRMDQLEAFS
- a CDS encoding phospholipid carrier-dependent glycosyltransferase — encoded protein: MGAGAFRALLLLLWVLSTAADRLWWSRHGGLPAWDQADYLNSALDHGRALGLLPGGGWQGWQALLDLSPKIPPLGSLVNGAVIAVSGDAPAQAAWSLSLWNGLLLLATAGWALSLRSPQRLAREFALLVAAAVALTPMLLELRTDYLLELPLTACVTLALWRLGCWLDPTRPSSWWQAFVAALAVSAALLVKQSALLVLIPACAWVLVVALRSGVRRQAQLALGLAVVTLSLLPWLRHNWITTLGGTNRAVIESAAREGDPGVLTLAGWFWYPRLIPDQIGWVLLVIGLSGLLLLLQQRRSGLVAPPRDGSDRLQAWIWLVGILVLGWLFTNLSPNKDSRYIAPLLPPLLLLLSRGWLQWGLWLRRRWPVQARWLPGLALAAGGLAASTPAWIQQSARLQNRHQGPLEAIVLRAGGGVPGAEPSTLIVVPSTPDLNQHNVSYYGRRNGGQLVGRQLGGSLDHVQPVLDHAELVLLAEGDQGSVRKAARRLDRAVRKAGVFDRVDTFSRPGGGSYSLWRRRADAPVSPGFDQRFPALASALERGPSGLDSIFSSVAIEHMLDGHFLYRGPTREAAFARLRADPEDRQARWTLALLAVLANRPMEASREFAALEQALPDNPWPSAFRAVVLLAGWDPGKAASVAAAARELHSNQPVLMVLDAAGSALSGAIWRIPEAFRSLPEAIRVIEQSLDPQENASS